A single region of the Kryptolebias marmoratus isolate JLee-2015 linkage group LG10, ASM164957v2, whole genome shotgun sequence genome encodes:
- the klhdc2 gene encoding kelch domain-containing protein 2, translating to MAEREAEMEEDAGDLPAREDDNDSDRDEEDRLFAWMVNDDMDEDEEDDEVEDEQPVDTEVSIELDTPAERSGHIAVVDRNTMYVWGGYKNAQNHGFFDLYLPRNEIWTYNMESEVWTKHASEGNLQTSMSGSCGVCVDGVLYLFGGHHARGNTNRIYRLPLRAHKLKWEEMRDLKGLPPSSKDKLGCWVHKNRLIFFGGYGYAPQGSHRGTFQYDESSSLLWDSPGRGWNNHIHVLDLESSTWSQPITQGNTPSPRAAHACATVGNRGYVFGGRFKDYRLNDLYYIDLDTWEWHEMSVPQQGPVGRSWHSFTPVSSDQIFLFGGFTTERETLSDGWLYCVSKNEWRPFKHSHAESPRLWHTACSGPDGEVFVFGGCANNLLSHQRAAHSNELLVFNVQPKSLVRFCMETILQHRERLSCYWDCLPKHLLHSLKQRMSHVNTLGS from the exons atggctgagagagaggcagagatggaggaaGACGCGGGAGATCTGCCAGCCAGGGAGGACGACAACGACTCGGACAGAGATGAGGAAGACCGATTGTTTGCTTGGATGGTAAACGATGATAtggatgaggatgaggaagatgaTGAGGTGGAGGACGAGCAGCCGGTGGACACGGAGGTGTCAATCGAGCTGGACACCCCAGCTGAGCGCAGTGGACATATCGCTGTGGTGGACAGAAACACCATGTATGTGTGGGGCGGGTACAAG AATGCTCAAAACCACGGATTCTTTGACTTGTATCTGCCGAGAAATGAGATCTGGACCTACAACATGGAGTCTGAAGTGTG GACGAAGCACGCGTCTGAAGGCAACCTGCAGACGTCGATGTCAGGCAGCTGCGGCGTGTGCGTCGACGGAGTCCTCTACCTGTTTGGCGGCCACCACGCCAggggaaacacaaacagg ATCTACCGCCTGCCTCTGAGGGCTCACAAGCTCAAGTGGGAGGAGATGAGGGATCTTAAAGGACTTCCTCCATCGAGCAAAGACAAGCTAGGATGCTGGGTTCACAAGAACAG GCTGATTTTCTTCGGGGGCTATGGCTACGCTCCTCAGGGATCTCATCGAGGGACTTTTCAGTACGATGAATCATCTTCTCTTCTG TGGGACAGCCCAGGACGAGGCTGGAACAACCACATCCACGTCCTGGATCTGGAGAGCTCGACGTGGAGTCAGCCCATCACTCAG GGCAACACGCCGTCACCCAGAGCAGCTCACGCCTGCGCCACGGTCGGAAACAGAGGCTACGTGTTCGGTGGAAGATTCAAG GATTACAGACTGAATGACCTGTACTACATTGACCTGGACACGTGGGAGTGGCATGAAAT GAGCGTTCCTCAGCAGGGTCCCGTGGGCCGGTCCTGGCACTCCTTTACGCCCGTGTCTTCAGACCAGATCTTCCTGTTCGGCGGTTTCACCACAGAGAGAGAAACGCTGA GCGACGGTTGGCTGTACTGCGTCAGCAAGAACGAGTGGAGGCCTTTCAAACACAGCCACGCGGAGAGCCCCAG GCTGTGGCACACAGCTTGCTCCGGCCCCGACggagaggtgtttgtgtttggaggGTGTGCCAACAACCTTTTGTCTCATCAGCGAGCT GCTCACAGCAATGAGTTGCTGGTTTTTAACGTCCAGCCTAAATCATTAGTTCG GTTCTGTATGGAGACCATTCTGCAGCACAGGGAGCGTCTGTCTTGTTACTGGGACTGCTTACCCAAACACCTCCTGCACAGCCTCAAACAGAGAATGTCCCACGTCAACACGCTGGGGTCTTAG
- the LOC108235730 gene encoding nuclear export mediator factor NEMF has protein sequence MKTRFTTVDIRAVIAEINANYIGMRVNNVYDIDNKTYLIRLQKLDSKAVLLIESGTRIHSTDFEWPKNMMPSGFAMKCRKHLKTRRLTQIKQLGIDRIVDIQFGSDEAAYHLIVELYDRGNIILADHEYMILNLLRFRTAEAEDVKIAVRERYPVESARPPEPLISLEKLTEILSKAPNGEQVKKVLNPHLPYGATLIEHSLIEAGLPASFKVDSHVEVAEVAPKILAALQIAETYMEKTEKFSGNGYIIQKSEKKPSLTPGKPSEELLTYDEFHPFLFAQHAKNPHLEFDRFDKAVDEFFSKMESQKIDMKALQQEKQALKKLDNVKKDHEQRLEALHQAQEVDRVKGELVEMNLPVVERALQVVRSALANQVDWTEIGIIVKEAQAAGDPVACAIKELKLQTNHITMLLKNPYISEEDQGEEEKRDVVKEKGKKNKNKDKGQSKKQQRNKPVLVDVDLGLSAYANAKRYYDHKRNAEKKEQKTIEAAGKAMKSAEKKTQQTLKEVQTVTTIQKARKVYWFEKFLWFISSENYLVIAGRDQQQNEMIVKRYLRAGDIYVHADLHGATSCVVKNPAGDPVPPRTLTEAGTMAVCYSAAWDAKIVTSAWWVHHSQVSKTAPTGEYLTTGSFMIRGKKNFLPPSYLIMGFGFVFKVDDQSLFRHQGERKVKTVEEDVDEVASRAAELLEEGEELMGDDSSNEDQGEGGAEDGESKEAENKAIKEEDAEMGDDASGELDAAHEESREQSKHKEEDSSEEEEPEREEFSFPDTTISLSHLQPNRSAQNLDFNKETTAQAEVDSQGKKHMSAKQRREEKKKKQKQEGCNTEEKTEVSPGAPAGDQGPKGGGGPSQPPLKRGQKNKMKKIKEKYKDQDEEDRELRMQLLGSAGSAKDEKEKGKKGKKGKGKEEPVRKPAAPKQQPIPRSAATEGPKPKEGEEERQPGEEGGAAEQEDKEDEVDQDNPGAEVAENLLTSLSGQPHAEDVLLFAVPVCAPYTALTNYKYKVKLTPGSQKKGKAARTALFSFIKAKEASSREKDLLRSVKDADLSRNMPGKVKVSAPNLLAAKKK, from the exons ATGAAAACCAGATTCACCACCGTGGATATCAGGGCAGTTATTGCCGAAATCAATGCTAA ctaCATTGGCATGAGGGTGAACAACGTATACGACATCGACAATAAGACGTATCTCATCCGTCTACAGAA gCTGGACAGCAAAGCTGTTCTCCTGATCGAGTCTGGAACTCGTATTCACTCCACAGACTTCGAATGGCCCAAAAACATGATGCCTTCGGGCTTTGCGATGAAA TGTCGAAAGCATCTGAAGACACGCCGGCTGACTCAGATCAAGCAGCTCGGGATTGACAGGATTGTGGACATCCAGTTCGGTTCGGACGAGGCCGCCTACCACTTGATTGTTGAACTCTACGACAGG GGGAACATCATCCTCGCCGACCACGAGTACATGATCCTGAACCTGCTGAGGTTTCGGACGGCAGAAGCAGAAGACGTTAAGATCGCTGTGAGGGAGCGGTACCCGGTGGAGAGCGCCAGACCACCCGAACCCCTGATTAGTTTGGAGAA actTACTGAAATCCTGAGCAAAGCACCAAACGGAGAGCAAGTGAAGAAAGTCCTGAACCCTCACCTGC cttACGGAGCCACTCTGATAGAGCACAGTTTAATCGAAGCAGGACTGCCCGCCTCGTTCAAAGTGGACAGTCATGTCGAAGTCGCTGAAG TCGCGCCTAAAATCCTGGCGGCCCTGCAGATTGCCGAAACCTACATGGAGAAAACGGAGAAATTCAGCGGCAAC GGTTACATCATTCAAAAGAGCGAGAAGAAACCGAGTTTAACTCCAGGCAAACCCAGTGAGGAGCTGCTCAC ATATGATGAATTCCATCCGTTCCTCTTTGCTCAGCACGCAAAGAACCCTCATTTGGAGTTTGATCGCTTCGACAAG GCGGTGGATGAGTTCTTTTCTAAAATGGAGAGCCAGAAGATCGACATGAAAGCCTTGCAGCAGGAGAAGCAGGCGCTGAAGAAGCTGGACAACGTTAAGAAGGACCACGAGCAGCGGCTGGAGGCCTTGCACCAAGCACAG GAGGTGGACAGGGTAAAGGGAGAGCTGGTGGAGATGAATTTGCCCGTCGTAGAGAGAGCGCTGCAGGTGGTGCGCAGCGCCCTGGCCAACCAGGTGGACTGGACTGAAATCGGCATCATTGTGAAGGAAGCACAAGCTGCCGGCGACCCCGTGGCCTGCGCCAtcaaggagctgaagctgcagaccAACCACATCACCATGCTTTTAAA AAATCCTTACATCTCTGAGGAGGACcagggagaggaagagaaaagagaTGTAGTGAAGGagaaagggaagaaaaacaagaataaagacAAAGGCCAAAGCAAGAAGCAGCAAAGGAACAAGCCCGTCTTGGTGGATGTGGACCTCGGTCTGTCAGCTTACGCCAATGCCAAACG GTACTATGACCACAAACGCAACGCAGAAAAGAAGGAACAGAAAACCATTGAGGCAGCAGGCAAG GCTATGAAATCCGCTGAGAAAAAGACTCAACAAACCCTGAAGGAAGTGCAGACCGTTACCACCATTCAGAAAGCCAGGAAGGTCTACTG GTTTGAGAAGTTCCTGTGGTTCATCAGCTCCGAGAACTACCTCGTGATTGCAGGACGGGACCAGCAGCAGAACGAGATGATTGTGAAACGCTACCTTCGGGCAG GTGACATCTACGTTCACGCCGACCTCCATGGAGCAACTAGCTGCGTCGTCAAAAACCCTGCTG GGGATCCGGTTCCTCCCCGGACTCTGACAGAAGCCGGCACCATGGCTGTGTGTTACAGCGCCGCTTGGGACGCCAAGATCGTCACCAGCGCGTGGTGGGTCCATCACAGTCAG GTGTCTAAAACGGCTCCAACTGGAGAGTATCTGACCACAGGAAGTTTCATGATCAGAG gGAAGAAAAATTTTCTCCCCCCCTCTTACCTGATCATGGGTTTCGGGTTCGTTTTCAAG GTGGACGATCAGAGTTTGTTTCGACACCAAGGGGAGCGAAAAGTAAAAACCGTCGAGGAAGACGTGGACGAGGTGGCGTCCAGGGCCGCTGAGCTGttagaggaaggagaggagctGATGG GGGACGACAGCAGTAATGAAGATCAGGGCGAAGGAGGCGCAGAGGATGGCGAGTCGAAGGAGGCGGAAAACAAAGCGATAAAGGAGGAGGACGCCGAGATGGGAGACGATGCGAGCGGGGAACTGGATGCTGCTCACGAGGAGTCGAGGGAGCAGTCGAAGCATAAAGAGGAAGACAGCAGTGAGGAAGAAGAGCCAGAGAGGGAAGAATTCAGCTTTCCGGATACAACCATCTCCCTGTCTCATTTACAACCAAACAG GAGTGCTCAGAACCTCGACTTCAATAAAGAAACAACAGCTCAG GCTGAGGTGGATTCACAAGGAAAGAAACACATGAGTGCCAAACAGAGAAG agaagagaagaagaagaagcagaaacaggagGGCTGCAACACGGAGGAGAAGACGGAGGTTTCGCCCGGAGCGCCAGCCGGGGATCAGGGGCCCAAGGGTGGAGGGGGCCCCTCGCAGCCACCTCTGAAGAGAGGCCAAAAG AACAAGATGAAGAAGATCAAAGAGAAGTACAAAGACCAGGATGAAGAGGACAGAGAGCTGAGGATGCAGCTGCTTGGG TCAGCGGGTTCCGCCAAGGATGAGAAGGAGAAGGGGAAGAAAGGGAAGAAGGGCAAGGGGAAGGAGGAGCCCGTCAGGAAACCGGCTGCTCCGAAACAGCAGCCGATACCTCGAAGCGCCGCAACGGAAGGGCCGAAACcaaaggagggagaggaggagaggcagcCGGGAGAGGAGGGAGGTGCTGCCGAGCAGGAGGACAAG GAAGACGAAGTGGATCAGGACAATCCCGGAGCAGAG GTGGCGGAAAATCTGCTGACGTCTCTGAGCGGCCAGCCCCACGCCGAGGACGTGCTGCTGTTTGCTGTGCCCGTCTGCGCTCCGTACACCGCCCTGACCAACTACAA GTACAAGGTGAAGTTGACGCCAGGTTCTCAGAAGAAAGGAAAAG CTGCTCGAACTGCGctgttcagttttataaaagccAAAGAGGCCTCATCCAGAGAGAAAGACCTGCTCCGCAGCGTCAAG gatgcAGATCTATCCAGAAACATGCCCGGGAAAGTCAAGGTGTCGGCGCCGAACCTGCTGGCTGCCAAGAAGAAATGA
- the LOC108235737 gene encoding MAPK/MAK/MRK overlapping kinase isoform X1: MMHYSNWLIDVKNRASLRNACKTSPSADWNNRGNAAEMQNNNPQPNEKTIHLWKKGYKIIKKIGEGTFSEVLKTQSLKDGKFYACKTMKQTINSLEQANNLREVQAMKRLSPHANIIQLHELIFDKETGTVSLICELMEMNIYEFIQGRKAPLPEHTVKHYMYQLCKSLEHIHSCGIFHRDVKPENILIKQNVLKLADFGSCRSVYSKPPHTEYISTRWYRAPECLLTDGYYSLKMDIWSAGCVFFEIMSLNPLFPGTNELDQVAKIHNVLGTPDQIILQKFKQSRAMHFNFPPKKGTGISRLLPNCPAPALSLLYQMLAYDSDERITAETALRHTYFREIRMAEKKAETLHRLSETLDGVGSTAVQNSLEQICRPARLGKQLRGRHTRQTPLMSHNTKHAADPLNRRNVPRCPMELPKINMAASGPHISFPASTLPAFNFMHRGTLPAITPKKCHTQLAKPRDETHCPAFKTYYMPPLDRKHGGL, from the exons ATGATGCACTACTCAAACTGGCTTATAGACGTGAAGAACAGAGCAAGCCTAAGAAATGCGTGCAAAACGAGCCCGAGCGCAGACTGGAACAACAGGGGGAACGCTGCGGAGATGCAGAACAACAACCCgcagccgaatgaaaaaaccATCCACCTCTGGAAAAAAG GCTACAAAATAATCAAGAAAATTGGAGAGGGCACATTTTCAGAGGTGCTGAAAACCCAGAGCCTCAAGGATGGCAAGTTTTATGCATGTAAAACCATGAAGCAGACAATTAACAG TCTGGAACAGGCCAACAACCTGCGGGAAGTCCAGGCCATGAAGAGACTGAGCCCTCACGCGAACATCATCCAGCTGCACGAGCTGATTTT TGACAAAGAAACGGGGACGGTGTCGTTGATATGCGAGCTGATGGAGATGAACATCTACGAGTTCATACAAG GAAGGAAAGCGCCGCTGCCTGAACACACAGTCAAACACTACATGTACCAACTGTGCAAGTCGCTCGAACACATACACAG CTGTGGAATCTTTCACAGAGACGTGAAgcctgaaaacattttaataaaa CAAAATGTTCTGAAGCTCGCAGACTTCGGCTCGTGTCGAAGCGTGTACTCCAAGCCTCCCCACACGGAGTACATTTCCACGCGCTGGTACAGAGCCCCGGAGTGCCTCCTTACTGACGGATACTACAGCCTGAAAATGGACATCTGGAGCGCCGGCTGCGTCTTCTTCGAGATCATGAG CTTGAACCCGCTCTTCCCTGGAACCAACGAGTTGGACCAGGTTGCCAAGATCCACAACGTGTTGGGGACACCAGATCAAATTATACTGCAGAAGTTCAAGCA GTCCAGAGCGATGCACTTCAACTTTCCCCCGAAGAAAGGCACGGGCATCTCCCGATTACTCCCCAACTGCCCGGCTCCGGCTCTGTCGCTGCTTTATCAGATGCTCGCGTACGACTCAGACGAGCGCATCACTGCGGAGACGGCGCTGAGGCACACGTACTTCAGAGAAATCAG GATGGCTGAGAAGAAAGCTGAGACTCTTCACAGACTCTCTGAGACTCTGGACGGAGTAGGGAGCACTGCCGTGCAAAACTCCCTGGAGCAGATCTGCCGGCCAGCCCGACTTGGCAAACAACTGAGGGGAAGACACACGAGGCAGACGCCTTTAATGAGC CACAACACGAAACACGCAGCGGACCCGCTCAACAGGCGGAACGTCCCTCGCTGTCCGATGGAGCTGCCCAAGATCAACATGGCCGCGTCGGGGCCACACATCTCATTCCCAGCTTCTACTCTGCCTGCGTTTAACTTCATGCACAGAGGAACACTGCCAGCCATCACACCAAAAAAGTGCCACACACAGTTGGCCAAG CCCCGAGATGAGACACACTGCCCAGCTTTCAAAACCTACTACATGCCACCTCTGGATCGGAAACACGGAGGCCTGTGA
- the LOC108235737 gene encoding MAPK/MAK/MRK overlapping kinase isoform X2: MGRQRLKGMQSYKIIKKIGEGTFSEVLKTQSLKDGKFYACKTMKQTINSLEQANNLREVQAMKRLSPHANIIQLHELIFDKETGTVSLICELMEMNIYEFIQGRKAPLPEHTVKHYMYQLCKSLEHIHSCGIFHRDVKPENILIKQNVLKLADFGSCRSVYSKPPHTEYISTRWYRAPECLLTDGYYSLKMDIWSAGCVFFEIMSLNPLFPGTNELDQVAKIHNVLGTPDQIILQKFKQSRAMHFNFPPKKGTGISRLLPNCPAPALSLLYQMLAYDSDERITAETALRHTYFREIRMAEKKAETLHRLSETLDGVGSTAVQNSLEQICRPARLGKQLRGRHTRQTPLMSHNTKHAADPLNRRNVPRCPMELPKINMAASGPHISFPASTLPAFNFMHRGTLPAITPKKCHTQLAKPRDETHCPAFKTYYMPPLDRKHGGL; this comes from the exons ATGGGGCGGCAAAGACTCAAAGGAATGCAGA GCTACAAAATAATCAAGAAAATTGGAGAGGGCACATTTTCAGAGGTGCTGAAAACCCAGAGCCTCAAGGATGGCAAGTTTTATGCATGTAAAACCATGAAGCAGACAATTAACAG TCTGGAACAGGCCAACAACCTGCGGGAAGTCCAGGCCATGAAGAGACTGAGCCCTCACGCGAACATCATCCAGCTGCACGAGCTGATTTT TGACAAAGAAACGGGGACGGTGTCGTTGATATGCGAGCTGATGGAGATGAACATCTACGAGTTCATACAAG GAAGGAAAGCGCCGCTGCCTGAACACACAGTCAAACACTACATGTACCAACTGTGCAAGTCGCTCGAACACATACACAG CTGTGGAATCTTTCACAGAGACGTGAAgcctgaaaacattttaataaaa CAAAATGTTCTGAAGCTCGCAGACTTCGGCTCGTGTCGAAGCGTGTACTCCAAGCCTCCCCACACGGAGTACATTTCCACGCGCTGGTACAGAGCCCCGGAGTGCCTCCTTACTGACGGATACTACAGCCTGAAAATGGACATCTGGAGCGCCGGCTGCGTCTTCTTCGAGATCATGAG CTTGAACCCGCTCTTCCCTGGAACCAACGAGTTGGACCAGGTTGCCAAGATCCACAACGTGTTGGGGACACCAGATCAAATTATACTGCAGAAGTTCAAGCA GTCCAGAGCGATGCACTTCAACTTTCCCCCGAAGAAAGGCACGGGCATCTCCCGATTACTCCCCAACTGCCCGGCTCCGGCTCTGTCGCTGCTTTATCAGATGCTCGCGTACGACTCAGACGAGCGCATCACTGCGGAGACGGCGCTGAGGCACACGTACTTCAGAGAAATCAG GATGGCTGAGAAGAAAGCTGAGACTCTTCACAGACTCTCTGAGACTCTGGACGGAGTAGGGAGCACTGCCGTGCAAAACTCCCTGGAGCAGATCTGCCGGCCAGCCCGACTTGGCAAACAACTGAGGGGAAGACACACGAGGCAGACGCCTTTAATGAGC CACAACACGAAACACGCAGCGGACCCGCTCAACAGGCGGAACGTCCCTCGCTGTCCGATGGAGCTGCCCAAGATCAACATGGCCGCGTCGGGGCCACACATCTCATTCCCAGCTTCTACTCTGCCTGCGTTTAACTTCATGCACAGAGGAACACTGCCAGCCATCACACCAAAAAAGTGCCACACACAGTTGGCCAAG CCCCGAGATGAGACACACTGCCCAGCTTTCAAAACCTACTACATGCCACCTCTGGATCGGAAACACGGAGGCCTGTGA
- the wdr20a gene encoding WD repeat-containing protein 20, which translates to MLISKMAAEGGGKEMNEIKTQFTTREGVYKLLTHSEYSRPNRVPFNSQGSNPVKVSFVNVNDQSGNGDRICFNVGRELYFYIYKGVRKAADLSKPIDKRIYKGTQPTCHDFNHLTATAESVSLLVGFSAGQVQLIDPIKKETSKLFNEERLIDKSRVTCVKWVPGSESLFLVSHASGNMYLYNVEHTCGTTAPHYQLLKQGENYSVHTCKSKSTRNPLLKWTVGEGALNEFAFSPDGKFLACVSQDGFLRVFNFDAVELHGTMKSYFGGLLCVCWSPDGKYIVAGGEDDLVTVWSFLDCRVIARGHGHKSWVSVVAFDHYTTSVEESDPMEFSGSDEDFQDQMIHFGRDRANSTQSRLSKRNSTDSRPVSVTYRFGSVGQDTQLCLWDLTEDILFPHLPLSRTRTHTNVMNATSPPAGATIITNTSSNTTNGNNSGANTPGINSVSTTLPRSNSLPHSAGTTTANSTNKAGGGGGGISSGIMDSAIATGVSKFATLSLHDRKERHHEKDHKRNHSMGHISSKSSDKLNLLTKTKTDPAKTLGTLLCPRMEDVPLLEPLICKKIAHERLTVLIFLEDCLVTACQEGFICTWARPGKVGLLSSQNQASSPSGTVV; encoded by the exons ATGTTAATTTCAAAGATGGCGGCGGAGGGAGGAGGGAAGGAGATGAACGAAATTAAAACTCAATTCACCACTCGGGAAGGCGTCTACAAACTCCTCACTCACTCCGAATACAGCCGTCCGAACAGGGTGCCTTTCAACTCGCAGGGCTCCAACCCGGTTAAGGTCTCCTTCGTGAACGTCAACGACCAGTCGGGTAACGGCGACAGGATCTGTTTCAATGTGGGCCGTGAGCTCTACTTCTACATCTACAAAGGCGTTAGAAAG GCTGCCGATCTGAGCAAGCCCATAGACAAGCGCATTTACAAGGGCACGCAGCCCACGTGTCATGACTTCAACCATCTCACGGCGACAGCGGAGAGTGTGTCCCTGCTGGTGGGTTTCTCAGCAGGACAGGTGCAGCTCATCGACCCCATCAAGAAAGAGACGAGTAAACTCTTCAACGAGGAG AGATTAATAGACAAGTCCAGAGTAACGTGTGTGAAATGGGTGCCGGGCTCCGAGAGCTTGTTCCTGGTCTCTCATGCCAGTGGGAATATGTACCTCTACAATGTGGAGCATACCTGCGGCACAACAGCACCTCACTACCAGCTGCTCAAACAGGGAGAGAACTACTCCGTACACACTTGCAAGAGCAAATCGACGCGAAACCCTCTCCTGAAATGGACAGTGGGGGAGGGAGCTCTAAACGAGTTTGCCTTCTCTCCAGATGGGAAGTTCCTCGCTTGTGTGAGCCAAGATGGCTTCCTAAGGGTGTTCAACTTTGACGCCGTGGAGCTCCACGGCACCATGAAGAGCTACTTCGGTGGcttgttgtgtgtgtgctggagcCCCGACGGGAAGTACATAGTCGCCGGCGGGGAGGACGATCTAGTTACCGTGTGGTCGTTCTTGGACTGCCGAGTCATCGCCCGAGGTCACGGCCACAAGTCATGGGTGAGCGTGGTGGCGTTCGACCATTACACCACTAGCGTGGAGGAAAGCGACCCGATGGAGTTCAGCGGCAGCGACGAGGACTTCCAGGATCAGATGATCCACTTTGGAAGAGACCGGGCCAACAGCACCCAGTCTCGACTTTCCAAGCGCAACTCCACGGATAGCAGGCCTGTTAGCGTGACGTACCGGTTTGGCTCAGTGGGCCAGGACACTCAGCTGTGCCTATGGGACCTCACTGAGGACATCCTTTTCCCCCACCTTCCTCTTTCAAGGACACGGACACATACTAATGTGATGAATGCTACTAGCCCTCCTGCGGGCGCTACAATTATCACTAACACCTCTAGTAACACTACTAATGGAAACAACAGTGGTGCCAATACTCCTGGCATTAACTCCGTCTCCACTACGTTACCACGCTCCAACAGCCTGCCCCATTCAGCCGGCACGACGACGGCAAACAGCACCAACAAGGCGGGCGGCGGGGGCGGCGGAATCAGCAGCGGCATCATGGACAGCGCCATCGCCACTGGCGTGAGCAAATTCGCCACGCTGTCACTCCACGACCGGAAGGAGCGCCACCACGAAAAGGACCACAAGCGCAACCACAGCATGGGCCACATCAGCAGCAAGAGCAGCGACAAGCTCAACCTGCTGACGAAAACCAAAACGGACCCGGCTAAGACACTGGGCACGTTGCTTTGCCCGCGCATGGAGGATGTGCCCCTTCTCGAGCCCctcatctgtaaaaaaatagcACACGAGAGACTGACTGTACTCATATTTTTAGAGGACTGTTTAGTGACTGCTTGTCAGGAAGGATTTATTTGCACATGGGCGAGGCCAGGCAAAGTG GGTTTACTGTCATCCCAAAACCAAGCCAGCTCTCCCAGTGGAACAGTAGTATAG
- the LOC108233831 gene encoding uncharacterized protein LOC108233831 has product MACRRRQQSSLQDLSERYLPNTVNQLTFKYMMCKMDSSSDSDSEISPRWSDTSTLGCVSSAAESGTSRRTASLAYKPAGRHAPHFLFLDPYDGSSEDSDRSNPDASISSRQTRQQGKGGGCRLSGRRRRPVLHHPAAFVLSKMKTATRDSLIDEQSATKHDSDVQMKCGSDSELWDCDRDGFRNTAEEKATYSTTRIQTMDVELQLDESGFHTRASTPHPPKRQASVEEMQMLNSCFERSPGSCNLRSLFKRKVGLGGAEVAAPGPRKRQCVDNMEDEQERKD; this is encoded by the exons ATGGCGTGCAGGAGAAGACAGCAAAGTTCACTCCAGG ATCTCAGTGAAAGATATTTACCCAACACCGTTAACCAGCTTACCTTCAAGTACATG atgTGCAAAATGGATTCCAGCTCAGATTCCGACTCAGAAATCAGCCCGAGATGGTCTGACACCAGCACTCTG ggATGTGTGAGCAGCGCAGCAGAGAGTGGAACGTCACGCCGAACAGCATCGTTAGCGTACAAGCCTGCGGGAAGACACGCCCCTCATTTTCTG TTTTTGGACCCGTATGACGGGAGTTCGGAGGATTCCGACCGGTCGAACCCTGATGccagcatcagcagcaggcAAACGAGGCAGCAGGGAAAGGGTGGTGGATGTCGCCTGTCCGGCCGAAGGAGGCGACCGGTCCTGCATCACCCTGCTGCTTTTGTCCtcagtaaaatgaaaactgcGACCAGGGATTCTCTAATAGATGAGCAGTCTGCAACCAAGCACGACAGTGACGTCCAGATGAAATGTGGAAGCGACTCTGAGCTGTGGGACTGTGACAGGGACGGCTTTAGAAATACCGCAGAGGAAAAGGCAACTTATTCGACAACACGCATCCAAACTATGGAcgtggagctgcagctggacgAATCAGGCTTCCACACGAGAGCCTCCACACCTCACCCACCCAAACGACAGGCCTCGGTGGAGGAAATGCAGATGCTGAACAGCTGCTTTGAGCGATCCCCCGGCTCCTGTAACCTCAGATCCCTGTTCAAGAGAAAGGTGGGACTCGGGGGAGCAGAGGTGGCGGCGCCGGGGCCAAGAAAAAGGCAATGTGTCGATAACATGGAGGAcgaacaagaaagaaaagactga